The Gopherus evgoodei ecotype Sinaloan lineage chromosome 4, rGopEvg1_v1.p, whole genome shotgun sequence nucleotide sequence tgaaaatgtggatcaagttgtttcatttttttctgtacaATTTTTTTGTGTTGCATTTAATTCTTCCTGCAATCCAAGGAAGATAACCAAAATTACAAGGCAGTATATTGACCTGACAAAGTGCTCTGtctagctcaaaagcttgtctctttcattgaCGGATGTTGGTCCcattaaaaaatattacctcatccacattGTCTCTTTATAATGCAGTACATAGTCAAATTGCCTTATTTAgttatcttatttatttttatgtggaAATTCACTGGCATATAGCATTCACTGGtcatgcaggaggttagactaggtgATTTTAATAATCCCTTCAGACCTCAAAATCTATGAATGagatcaatggggccaggattatGCCCTATGAATATATAAATGTATTTCACTAATGGAGACTAATGGAAACTTTTTgaacatgtgtgtgtatatataatggttgcatgtatatatgtgtgtacagTGTATAATGGAGCCATCAATAATGACTCCACATCTAAGATTTTACTAAGAGTTGCACATCCATCCATGTTTCATACCTGGTTGAACACAGTCTCCAAATTTGGCACAATAATTCTTCCTAGGACAACTGAATTTGTATGTACTTTCTATAGGAACACATTTGCTAATTTTTACTGAGAAAACTTAATGTTCCCTGTATTAAAATTTGCCctgttttcttgtttcttttagtTCCTCTTGTTAGGCAACCACAGTTGTCATAAACTAGAAACACTACACACAGGCAAATATACATATCACATTCTGATATGTCAGATACCAGCCACTTCTGAAATATTCAAACTGAACATTTAAAGGATTGTTTCCCTTATTCAGATTAACAGTTTTTGGCTACATAAAGATTAGCTCATGAAAAACTACCAGTGTTCATCAACTACTTCCATTCtggcagaaaacaaaaataaactttgaaaatgtttctattttgtttctatttttttgtCATAAACTTCTAACCTGCTGTCTATCCCATCTCTTTGTGTTCTCATGTACCCATGGTGAGACAGGCTGCTTAGAAAAGAGAGTAGGAGTTGCTTCTGTAGGAGAGACAGCCTCTTGGGAATCATGGTGGGTGTTAAGCTACACACAACCTTATACCATGACTTGAGCTTTGCAGGACTTACAGTGAAAGAAAGAACTCATCAATGAAGTGCAGGACTCTTGAAAATGACCTTTTTCTAGACATAAAAAATGACACAACTATAGGTTTGACATTGCAAGCCCTTTCAGGGCCAGAAGTGAGTGCTGTGTATATCATTGGAAGTTGGGAATCTTCTCAAATGTCTAAATCTCCTATCTGCAGTGTAGTTCTGGctaggatattaaagagacaaggtgggagagataATCTCTTCTACTGGACCAACtttggttggtgagagagacaggctttagagctacacagaactcttcttcaggcctgggaaaggtaaTCCCAGCATGACAGCAAAATGCAACACCCTATCACctctgggtgaacacttttcacaaagcaatcactctaaaTCTGACGTCTCAGTCCATAAGCTCAAAGGAATGGTGcagaacactttcaaaagatgaggctGGGAGCCTAAATACTTTGCTAGAAACTAAAAATCAGGAACTGAACAGAGactctggatttatggcttattaaaacaatctgtaacccactaactctctctttttgtcctatgattgCACAAATGGGTTACTCCACCTcaaatggtcccttacaatatgtgctaaccaCTTATcctaaacaatctattccaccttgcattttgttgTGACACTgggagtacatttcccagatctgaagaagagctgtgcgtggctcgaaagtttgtctctctcaacaacagaagttggtccaataaaaggcattacttcacccactttgtctctctaaagtTCCTGTATACACATATACTTGGTACTAGGTATATAAAAGCTGCCAGCTATCCTATGGCTGAATCCTGTTCTTGGGTCTCAACCAGAACTGATTTTTCTGGGAGAAACTGGAGGAGAACGAGGAATATTTCATTTCTGGAAAAATAGATTAATGGGTAAAAGGCAGGTTAGGGACCCAAAGATGTATGATAAATGCATTTATCCTATTTCTCATATGGATTGGATATCACCTCCACATACACATGTAGCATTTATGTATATACAcatactctctcacacacattctaTATGCAAACATTATGTTACATTATCTTCTTGAACAGTGATTTCCTAAATGCGTAACAAGATGAGAATGTGTCTATAGCTAAGATAATCTTTCAGAAAATGATGCCAACAAGTAGTTCTCATTATAGGGGCAAAACTGCTTTGAAGACAAAGAGATAAAACAAACAAGTCAGTTGGTTAGAATTTAAAGTGAGAGCAGATGTACagcaaaacactttttaaaaaatatgcaaaaatgaaaatttggAATCCTGACCATTTTTTTTACTCCATTCTCTTATGGATGAGATTTTTGATGAGATGAGATGGCTGAATTTTAATGCAGGTACTCATATAAACACTGCAGGGTTTTGTggtatttttttcttccaataaGTCTTTACTGAATAAGCCAACAAGATACTGTATAGTGTAGAACGGAGTCTTGAAGTTAAACATGGCAGATCTCAGAAGATGGATTACGCAGACTTCAAACCACTTCTACTATCTTGTTATAGATAAAATATACCAAACACAAAGAAGAACCAAATTTGCATATATCTCAATTAATAACAATGTTTTATGATTATTTTTCAATTTATATATTTGGAGCCACTATATCTGGGACCCAGTATTCGTGACAATTTGTTCCGTGCCTTGTCTGTATTCGAGAGAATCAGAATTTAACTCTAATGGGATGTGTTTTGTTAGAGTTCCCAATACAGTCAATGCTTGCTGCATCCCCTTTGTGCTAGACTGCTGGGTGTGCTACTAGAAAGAACTGTCTTATTGAAGAGAAAATACAGTACCATGCTTGTGCAAAAACTTCACAAATAAATCTTTTACAAGCATCCCCTAGTGTCTTCTGTGATCCAAACTGACCTCTCCTGTAGATCTTACGGAAGGATGTCAGCTTCAGCTTCCTAGAATTATCCTtttttgtaaaaagaaaagcATCAGATAGGATCTGATGAAGCTTAGAGCTAGTTACTTTTTGTTTTGGCActaatttctgttttgttttttttcatgcaGCTGGAAAGATAAGTCATGAGTAAAACCATTATTCTCATATTCTAAAGTAAAGCTTTAATGTCTCTGTTATAAGTTAGAGCAAAGAAATGCTATAAACAAAGGACTCAATGGAAATTAACCACTTCACTGTCAAAAGCTGAGAATGAAACTGCTATTTAGTGTCACTAAAAAAGTGCCTTACTTAGTTCTCTGAAGACTACACCAATGACACATTGAGAATTGGATTTCTTTGCTTGCAATTTTTGGAGGGATTCTTTCCTCAGATGGAGGAATTTTCTCACTCTGTTAAAGATACAAAataattggaaaaaataaaataaaaagtgagcTGGTCTAGTAGCAAATGAAACTGTAGCATTAGCTACTTCATTGTCATATTTGATATCAGGTTTGTTTTATGTATTTACTGTATTGTCCCACATGGAAAACTCGTAATGTATTTTCAGCCAGGGGAAGTGGGGAATACAGAACATAAATATTCTTACAAAGGAGCCTATTGATGGCCTCCTCAATGCAAACCATACAGTTTAAAGATGTGCGACCTCCAGCTGTTTGTTTCTGTGTTTAAGCTACATGCTGTGAATGTTTGTCACATTGACAGAGTATATGAAAATTGGGActaatttgtaaagaaaaaagtcTTTGGAAAACCAATGCAGTGAGAACAAATCACAGTTCTTGTGATGTTTTCATGATATTTAATTTACATCATTTCATTCCAACCCTTTTTATTCCCCACAGTGATCTGTTCTATACATTCACGAGGTGAATGGGTCTACTGTAAAAAATGGATCAGACTTTCATTTGTGCACAAGTCCAACTCCTGAGCACATAGACCCTAATGAATATGTACAATCCAGATCTATGGAAATCAGGATTAGCAAATGCACAATTCAGAGGTTCTGCTTGGGTTTTATGTGCACACATTTGAAACTTTTCTCCATGGTGTATGCTAGCTAATGTAAGTATGCAGATCTTACACTAATTGAGGCAGATCCCAGAATCTGCAGCATTAATTAAGCTTGTTTGGAATATACTCTGTACAAGATGAAAGCTTGTGATATTAGTTTAATATTAAATGTCCAATCACAACAAATATCTTTGTCATCATTTATTTTTAGCTGAGAGGTTCCCAATCTTTTCAGGCATTTTATCAGACTCAGACTTCAGCTAGTGCCTATCAcctgcttagaatcatagaattgaaGTGACCACAAGGGTAATCTAGTCTAGACCCCTGCCGAGATGTAAGATTTGTgatgtctaaaccatccaagacagatggctatccagcctcttttgaaaacctcccccAAATGAACTGTAGTCAACTATGTGCTAAAATGGAATTTGAGCTGTTTGTATGACTGTGGACCTAATTTGAAATAATCCAAACTTTGTTGTGTGTTGGAGTATGCTCAAATGGAGGAGAGGTGGGTAGCAGTTAGAGGTAACAAAAATAATTCCAAAACATATATCTAAACATTTGTTTGAATAAAACAGTGAATTTGTTTAGCTAGTACTCCCAGTTCTTTCAATTTGTTTTTCAGGGAAATCTGGtacaagtgaggttttttttcaaCATAACGTTCATGTAAAATGAATCCTATGAACACTCCATGCCAATACGTTTTGCACAAGGGTTCAGTACCCAAAGCCCAAACTCTGTCATCTTTGAAATTTCTTGGCTTTCCCTCCTGCTGTTTATAAAAGTTCCCATCATCAGTCAGGGAGCAGAATTAATGACATGTGACTTAGCTGGCCCAGTCACGCACCATGAATAGTCCAAGATGTAGTCAAACTGAACAGTTTGTGAAGAACCTCTCGTCTGGATCACATTCACATGAGTATTCATCAAACAATTTTGAATAGCAAGCACAATCATGTCAATCAATCTGTGCATAGATAATTCACAACTGCAAATAAAGGGCTAAACTCACTGAAGAAGTAATTTGGTATGAATAATTCACCTAGCTCTAGTAACTACAATATACTAAGACCTATTTCAGCTGATTATAATTATGGAAGAGAAAAGTACTTACAGTATCAGACATTGAAGCATGAAGTACCAGTACTGGTATATATACCAATGATTGGGaaccattattaaatatgtgaGATGGCTTTTCAAACCAAACACATAACCAGCTATTTCAGTGAAATTAAATACTACATTCATGCCCAGAATGAATTCACTAACTTTACTTAATCTAAAATAAACTTTCATGTATACCGCATGCCAcaggtgtgtgcacatgcacatggCTTGCTGCTCGTCCTGTGGGGTCTTGGCAGCAAAAACatattaaacaaataaacaaaaagtacAGCCTTCTCTCAGTTATCTTGAGTAAATAGGTCACATACTAGGAAAAAACACTTTGCATAGACTTTTCTACCTAAAATTACACAATTTGAGATCATATGGCAGCCTTTTATTCAGCAAAATTTCAGTGACTTTACTATTACAGTAGCCACACAGGTTGCCTAAAATACCAGATATATCAGGAGAAAATAGCAAATATACAGAATATAGAATGGAATTCCCAAATGAGATTATAAAAGGTGTCTATGGGGAGGGTGTAGTTCCTCAGATAATGATTGTACTTTGCCATCTACAACTAAAGATCAGATTAATCTCTTCAGTGCAGAAGAGAAATGTTTTCATGCCATTTTAGAAGTTGCTCAAAGACTGCTTGGGCTCAGGGATGGGCATGGTGAAATTCACAGAGGAAAGGACCACAGCTCTCTCTCCCAACATAAAAAGCCATCAATGATCAAATAACTCCAAATTTTTCAGAGTGATTTTGTTAAATCTTTAATTAATGGGCCACTTTTATCAGAATACCAATTTTTGCTGGGCCTTTCTGTGGTCTCTGTAGcaagcatgcatgcatgcattccCTTCTCCCTTGGAAATTTTTTAGAAAACAAGCCCTGTGAGTTTTTTGTATGAGGGGCTTACTGATATTCGTGTGGTTTTCTTCCTCTTTGTTGTGAACTTGTGTGTGTTCCCTAGGCTCAGGAGACAGAGTGAGCCAAAGTgtgtttaaaaagaataaaatccaTCACTGAGCTGGCAAGAGAACCAGAGCTTTTGGCAAGCACAGGAGTCAGGAGTTGCTAGAACCTTATGTAACTTTCTGAGCAACATCATGATTTTAGCAGAAGCATGATGTTCCATACTGTCTGTGTCAAGTTCAGGGATACAGAATTGAATCCAACTGAAGAGTTGAGGGCAGAAGAGAACAAAATCTAGGCTCAAATACTACTTTTAAAGCACAGATCCTTGTTGAAAAAGTGGCCAAAAGACTAAGGATTGAAGAAGGGAGAGTAAAAGGGGCGGCATGGACTAGTATCCTTGCAAATCCCTCAACTCACCAAATGTTTAGTTAATGCCCATCGCCATTCACCTAAAACAATAGGACTTTGATGTGataatttcactgaagttaattcAGTTCACAGCAGGTCTGACGAGAGCctttctaaaaacaaacaaacaaacaaacaaaagctctCTCACTTGCCAGGTTGCTTCTTCGTAGTTCTCTGTACTGAACTTTATTCAGGCCATTAAACCAATCAGGGCCTAATCAAAATCCACAGAAGCCAGTGGAAGTCTTTCCACGGATCTCATTGGATATTTGGATGAGGCTTTCAGTGATTTGGATAGGTATATTGACATTAAGACATGGCAAATCCTATAGGATTTGGACATTTTATGTCAATAGGAGTTGACagcactcagcatctcacaggtcCAGGCCTTAACTAAACATGCTAGTTCTGCAAAAGTTGTTCTCTTAGAAAGTCTTTTGATCTCATGAGAGCCACCTGATAGCTGGTGAGTACCCTCATTTCCTATTGAAGTTGGTTAGAAAATGTGTAACATTtcttaattttaatgaaaaatgggggAAAGTGTATCTGATATTTTGGGACCATTTTCTGACTAGCTCTTATGAATAGGAATACAGAGAACTCTGAATCTTGCAGAAAGTGTCTGATGCTTTTTGTTTCCATcaatagcaggaaaaaaaaagcaccacTGAAACAGTCTCTCTGGTAGCACTTCAGAACTTCTACTTCTAGGTggaaccaggaaatacagaggcAGATGAAAGTGACAAATGGAGAACAGAGTTACTCTAACTTGTTTGAACCTCAGAAGAAGTTCATTATGAGTTTGGGTGAGAGGGTTGTACTCATTTTATCAGAACTGACTTTGCCCATTCCtagtgaccctgttttaatgaaCACCTATATCCCGTACTACAGGACTACCTATGGACCTACATCCTTCAGACAGCTTCGACAGCAAAGTGGTTAATGTTTGAAGAATGAGTCTTTCTATCCTTTGCCATGGCATTGGGTTCTTATTGTACAACCCTGTACAGTACttcagcaatattttttttaagatttaaaaagcaaagaGTTACAAAACCATTTGCAATTAACTTGAAATAGAAAAGatagcacttttttttaaatcccattatATAGTACACCGTATAAATTACAGAGTATTCAAATGCACAAATGCATCTGTGTAACATTTATCAAATGTAATTTTCGTGTGTGTGTATTCTTTTTCCAGAGTTTTTGCTTGTAGTTCTATGCATCTCACTTTCCCCTCACTATCACGTATGACAGTGTTCCAGATCTGAGACACTGCTGTTGCAGTATCGCATGTTGTTGGGGATGTGGCAGTCTGTGTAGTTAATTCCCCCGTTTGGGGTATAAATGGGCTGCAGTCTGAAATCTCCTTTAAGGAGCTGATCGTTATTTAAGGAGACAATCTGGAAGCTGGTTTCCGTCATCTCCAGGATGGAGTTGTCCTTCTTGGTCCCCGCCTCGCAATAGTCATCTTTCCGCCGGCCCCGGTTGTATTTCCACTTCTGGGAGGTGTAGCGCCCCTTTTTATGCATGTGCCAGCAAAAAATGCTGAGCAAGACCACAAGAACAAATATCACTGCACCCCCAATCAAGCCTGCCAGCAAAAAGGGGGAGCCCATATGCTGAGAAGTTGTCTGCTCATGGCTGGAGGCTGTGTTGCTGCCATTGTTTAAGTGGGAAGCCTTGGTTGTGGCTTCTGAACAGACAGTGTCTTCTCCAGCTCGGTAATTATTAAAAGCATCCAGTGGAACCAAACAAATCCGATAAGTGGATTTGGGTTCAAGATTCACCAAGCTTAAGTGTTGTTTCTCACCACTTACTATCCGTTCCTGAACAATACCTCCTACCAGGCTGTGGCCCATTTTAACCCATGTGAGTTTGTACGCCATCACGGTAAAAAGGGACAGCCAGTTGACCTGGATGCAAGAGTCATTCACAAAATGGATGGAGAGTTGGATCCTTTCAGAAATGGGAGGTGTCACCATTTCTCCGCCCTCCCTGTCAGGCACAGTGGGGAGTGTGGATTTTGTGGGTGGGAGAGGACTGTATTTATCACTTGGAGTTGGAACTGATGAAGTGGGAACCAGTGTGGTTGGCAAGGTGGTAGCGGGGGCTGGGGTGATAAGTGGCAGACCAGGAGTGGTGGTGGGGCATGACAACATATTCATATTGAGCTCCCTGACAGCCATACCTCGGACCTGTTCTGGTCCCTGGCACATAAAACCCCGGACATTGATGGATGAGGGAATAAATTTGAGCCATTCAGTGACCCATTTAATACTGCAGTCACATAACCAGGGATTATTCCGCACAGTGAGCTGCTTCAGGTTGTGGAGGTTATCAAAGACCCCTTTCACCAGCATCCGGAGCTGATTGTTGGAAATATCAAGCCGCTCCAGCTTGTGGAGGTTTGAAAAGGCTGAAAGTGGTATGTGGGTTATCTGGTTGTCCTGCAGGTAGAGCCTCAGCAGAAGTGTACCTGGAAGATCAGGGGGAGGGTAGGATAGTGAATTCCGTACTATTGAGAATTCTTTGAGCTTGGTCAGATGGCTGAAGGTGCCCTCAGCTATACCTTTATTGGTCAGGAGATTGCCATCCAAAATAAGACGCTCCAAGCTCGTGAGATTCTGGAAGGCCATGTCTGAAATTATGGCAATTCGGTTTTCATCAACTCGTAACTCTTGTAAGTCCACTGGAAGGCCAACTGGTACACTGCTCAAGTGATTTTTAGACAAGAACAGAAGCTTGAGGCTGACAGCTTCCCGAAATGCTCCATCCTCAACCCCCACAGTAGAGATGGAGTTGTCATCTAGGTGCAGCTCTTCCAGCTTCAGGAGCTGGGCCAGGGCAACCCGAGAAatggtttgaatgttgttttccTGCAGGTGAAGAACCCTGACATTCTTGGGCAGGTTCATGGGAAACTCATCCAATTGGTTGCCATACAGGTAGACCGTGTGCACAGACTGTACGTTGTGCAGCTCTGCAGGGAATCCAGCATTATTAATTTGGTTATTGTGGAGGTAGAGTACGGTTACACCCTCCGGTATCCCAAGAGGCACTGAGGTCAAGCTTCGCTCATTACAGTAGACAAAGTTTCGGTCACAGCGGCACACATTTGGACAGGCCAGAGTTTTGGAGACCTGCATGCAGAGCCCCAGGGAAATTATGAGCCAGGATTTCAGGAAAGCAGCCCAATCTTTGGGCCACATTTTCGTCCACAAGCCCATTTTGAACTTAAAGAAATGGaataccaaagaaagaaaaattaaaacaatgataAAGAACAGGTAGTGAAAACTCAGGTTGTTGGAATTGGCTTGAATTTGTGTCCAGTGATCAGGTCAGAGGTAAAGTCCTGGAGGCTAACTGTGAAATAATCCTTTTATGATTGGTCTGCCTTCTACTCTTCATAGGAAAGCCACAGTCTGATTAGCCAGGGTTACACACTTTGCTGCCTTCCTCCATGTGTGCTGAAAGAAGCAATAGCTGTGTCTTTCAAGGTAGGCTACTGGCAATTTAAAGCTACCAAAAGTCGTCAGGAGAAAGGTTGGCTGGACCAGTAGTTCCTTTCTCTGAAGCCAGGTAGTGGTGCACTCAGCTTTCTTCAGCTTCCAAGGTCTTCATTTCAGCTTGATGATGGATCTGAGAAACCTGTTAAGAAAAACAAGAGAGAAATTAAACAACATGATATGTTTAATAGAGAAGAACATCAATGGAAGAATATTGTCTTCACACAGCATATAACTCTTGTGGCATTTTGGAAATAGCTATGCTATTAAACAGTGGGTTAATATTACTACAGAAATATTATAATAATAGATTAGATCCAAACCCCTTTGTAGAGATGAAAGCTCAATGAAAATTAACCATTCCACTGTCAAAAGCTGAGACTGAAAGTGTTAGTTagtgtcagggctggctccaggcactagcaaaggaagcaggtgcttggggcagccaatggaaaggggtggcatgtccgggtcttcggcggcaattcagcagcaggtccctcacccgaagaatgaagtggcgcagtagagctgctgccgaagtgctgccgattgaggccttttctttttcttcgctgcttggggcagcaaaaaaactggagccggccctggttagcATCACTAATAAAGTGTATTATTCAGTCCCCTGAAGGCTACACTAATAATACATAAAGAATTGGATTTCTTTGCTTGCAATATTAGGACAGATTCTTTCCCCAGATGGATGAATTTTCTCACTCTGATAGACATAAAATGATTGGGGAAAGAAGTGAGCTGATCCACTAGCAAATGGAACTGTGGGGTTAGCTACTTTGTTATCATATTTGATATCAGATTTGTTTTATCCATATACTGTCCCATAAGGAAAACTCCTAATCTATTTTCAgccagggggaagaggggagtaCAGAACACAAATATTCTTACAAAGGAGTCCATTGATGGCTTTCCCATACAGCTTAAAGATGTGCAATTACCAGGTGTTCATTTCTGCTTTTAAGCTACATGCTGTGAATGTTTGTTACATTGACAGAGTATATGAAAATTGGGACTAGTTTGTAAAGAAAAAAGTCTTTGGAAAATTGTGCAGTGAGTACTAATCACAGCTGTTGTGATGTTTtcataatatttaatttaaatcattTCATTTTAACCCTTTTTTATTCCCCACAGTGATCTGTTCTATATATTTACATGAAGTAAATGAGTCTATTGTAAAAATTGGATCAGACTTTCATTTGTGCACAAGTCCAACTCCTGAGCACACAGACCCTAATGAATGTATACAATCCATGATTTCAGTGAGGTTTGGATCAGTTCCTTATGTTTGGATATAACGTTCTCAGACTCTTGTACTACCACAGTCTATTTAGCATATTAAAactcatatattttattttttaaaaggcttaagTATTGtctccttttggaaaaaaaaaaaagaaattgactCTGTCTCTTTGAGTCAATAAGAGTTAtgtcactgacatcaatgggaagaGGATCAAGCCCTAATTAATCACACTGTatgctttttcttttcatttaatctCCTTTTCTAATCTGTTCGGTTCAGATCTCTCCATAGTCGCATGTACTTCCTTCTCTGCCCCAGTGCACTCTAAGTAACTACAATTTCATTTTAATAGATTATCAGCAGATCATGTGAGTATTTTTACTAAAACTATCAGCAGCGAAATAGTTAATAATGCTGGCACTCACACTGACATCATTAAACTTAAGAACTAATATTCCATTGAGAGGAATAGGTAATAATAACTTGTCAAAGTTATTATTTTATGATATCAGCAGAGATTCAGAAATGCAACACTATAGCAATTCATATTTGGagggttttctttgcaaccatgaaagttaaacacttattttatttaaaatgaagcttaGATTCTGCTACATAAGTCTATGACAGTGGGTGGATTCTGTAGAAAATTCCTTTGCACTAGAATACATGAGATTTTGAACATTTTCCCCTCCTGCTTGTGTCTCTTAATTCCTCTCTCCTTatgatattatttattattcaa carries:
- the FLRT2 gene encoding leucine-rich repeat transmembrane protein FLRT2, coding for MGLWTKMWPKDWAAFLKSWLIISLGLCMQVSKTLACPNVCRCDRNFVYCNERSLTSVPLGIPEGVTVLYLHNNQINNAGFPAELHNVQSVHTVYLYGNQLDEFPMNLPKNVRVLHLQENNIQTISRVALAQLLKLEELHLDDNSISTVGVEDGAFREAVSLKLLFLSKNHLSSVPVGLPVDLQELRVDENRIAIISDMAFQNLTSLERLILDGNLLTNKGIAEGTFSHLTKLKEFSIVRNSLSYPPPDLPGTLLLRLYLQDNQITHIPLSAFSNLHKLERLDISNNQLRMLVKGVFDNLHNLKQLTVRNNPWLCDCSIKWVTEWLKFIPSSINVRGFMCQGPEQVRGMAVRELNMNMLSCPTTTPGLPLITPAPATTLPTTLVPTSSVPTPSDKYSPLPPTKSTLPTVPDREGGEMVTPPISERIQLSIHFVNDSCIQVNWLSLFTVMAYKLTWVKMGHSLVGGIVQERIVSGEKQHLSLVNLEPKSTYRICLVPLDAFNNYRAGEDTVCSEATTKASHLNNGSNTASSHEQTTSQHMGSPFLLAGLIGGAVIFVLVVLLSIFCWHMHKKGRYTSQKWKYNRGRRKDDYCEAGTKKDNSILEMTETSFQIVSLNNDQLLKGDFRLQPIYTPNGGINYTDCHIPNNMRYCNSSVSDLEHCHT